A genomic region of Bdellovibrionales bacterium contains the following coding sequences:
- a CDS encoding FHA domain-containing protein — translation MWVLRVLSGPQAGQIFKLKAGTNTIGREPGCNVILSSAGVSKQHAKLDIFDDKIIISDLGSRNGTFANGVKIQNLRLTGNEKLALHEIFFEIIEMSQTELLRLTNAATAPLNYQQASPHLGHYQQQFSHPHNESIAFQHQQETSSTPNHSSQQTSSTPQSKATILILAQKYLNEVILPGVYKLPEIMEFRLVLAVFVGAFILFVTSLSAVPLMRILKASVEKESQRRALTIARTLAKINRAPLMQGIESAVSIEIAQREPGVERALIISNVDGNIIAPASLAGQVPDLPFIHEARREGREIVKQIDDSTIGALVPIEFYNPETGSQAVTACAAVIYNMGSLAVDDARTLSLFIQTFFIALIVGSILFYFLLKTIEFPLVTLNQQLDLALKENHDNLRTSYQFPVLQALVSNINSALSRMGSSDPSKNSTRVEYDRGAELNNLVQLIGFGAIGITAHDLTIQSVNPEFEDRTGMKSSDLVFQTVDKITDQAMRLSIKDLIERALQNPHQIASNNLDIRGETFEIALQAVHGSDQVAYFIVSILPSYQGGHP, via the coding sequence ATGTGGGTGCTTAGAGTTCTCTCTGGTCCTCAGGCGGGACAGATTTTCAAACTTAAGGCCGGCACTAACACAATCGGCCGCGAGCCAGGTTGCAATGTCATTTTATCTAGCGCCGGCGTCTCCAAGCAACACGCCAAACTGGACATCTTTGATGACAAGATTATTATCTCTGACCTGGGGTCTCGGAATGGCACATTTGCCAACGGGGTTAAAATTCAAAACCTGCGATTAACTGGAAATGAAAAACTCGCATTGCATGAAATTTTTTTTGAAATTATTGAAATGAGCCAGACTGAACTGCTTCGACTGACGAATGCTGCCACCGCCCCCTTAAATTACCAACAAGCCAGTCCTCATTTGGGCCACTATCAACAGCAGTTCAGTCACCCTCACAACGAAAGTATTGCATTTCAACATCAGCAGGAAACAAGTTCCACCCCAAACCACAGTTCTCAACAAACATCCAGTACCCCACAAAGCAAAGCAACTATACTGATACTTGCTCAGAAATATCTAAACGAAGTGATTTTGCCAGGCGTGTACAAACTACCTGAAATAATGGAGTTTCGCCTGGTCCTCGCCGTATTTGTGGGGGCTTTTATTCTATTTGTTACCTCTCTTTCAGCTGTTCCACTGATGCGAATCCTTAAGGCCAGCGTAGAAAAGGAGAGTCAGCGGCGGGCACTCACCATCGCTCGCACATTGGCAAAAATAAATCGTGCTCCGCTGATGCAGGGAATTGAATCGGCCGTTTCCATTGAAATTGCCCAAAGGGAACCTGGAGTGGAAAGGGCTCTCATTATTTCAAATGTGGACGGAAATATCATCGCACCGGCTTCTCTGGCTGGGCAGGTCCCCGATCTTCCATTTATTCATGAGGCACGTCGAGAGGGAAGAGAAATCGTCAAGCAGATTGATGACAGCACAATTGGGGCCCTGGTTCCGATTGAATTCTACAATCCCGAGACGGGATCACAAGCCGTCACTGCCTGTGCTGCCGTCATATATAATATGGGTTCGTTGGCCGTAGATGATGCGCGCACTCTCAGTCTATTTATTCAGACATTCTTTATCGCTTTAATCGTCGGCTCTATTCTCTTCTATTTTCTTCTAAAAACAATTGAATTTCCGTTAGTAACTCTCAACCAACAGCTTGATCTCGCCCTAAAAGAAAATCATGATAATTTGCGGACTTCCTATCAATTTCCAGTGTTGCAAGCCTTGGTCTCAAATATCAACAGTGCTCTCTCTCGAATGGGCAGCTCGGATCCATCCAAAAATTCCACGAGAGTTGAGTATGATCGTGGTGCAGAATTGAACAATCTGGTACAACTCATAGGTTTTGGTGCCATTGGAATCACTGCACATGACCTCACTATCCAATCTGTTAATCCCGAATTTGAGGATCGAACAGGAATGAAATCCTCGGATCTCGTCTTTCAAACTGTTGACAAGATCACTGATCAAGCAATGCGTCTGAGCATCAAAGATCTCATAGAGAGGGCCCTCCAGAACCCTCACCAAATTGCATCGAATAATCTTGATATCCGTGGAGAGACATTTGAAATCGCTCTGCAAGCGGTTCATGGCAGCGATCAAGTGGCTTACTTTATTGTGAGCATCCTGCCCTCCTACCAAGGAGGTCACCCCTAA
- a CDS encoding FHA domain-containing protein codes for MTEGSLAPSIPHGFEFSLVVLNGKDQGVTYRLTGQRVTLGRGEENDIQFQSDMKCSRQHAVIEFAENGIFIENVSDSNVLIVDKIEVQKSRIKNLSHIVLGETELKLKIKTPQDLGLVPIPSHLTTSSAPTRTKTLGPGSGKPNDNFQGNFYRPSSSSQSKSNNSSSKIRYLVGGLAVLFLYLIMSETSKKKDVTEIRTDEAVDAEIEKTQKLRESVIEQRQKQGKNSQQYNEAQAVYLQGFRDYKQGIYGRSLELFQACLSLFPEHTLCLRYLKLAQRKYNELTQYHMILGRKYREQAQFSACKASFRNVMVMVVDANSAIYKEAKANYDACDTMVEERY; via the coding sequence ATGACTGAGGGAAGCCTTGCTCCATCTATACCTCACGGGTTTGAATTTTCTCTAGTTGTATTGAATGGGAAGGACCAAGGAGTCACTTATCGTTTGACTGGGCAACGGGTCACGCTCGGACGCGGGGAGGAGAACGATATCCAATTCCAAAGCGATATGAAATGCAGTCGCCAACACGCAGTTATAGAATTTGCAGAAAATGGGATATTCATTGAAAACGTCTCCGATTCAAATGTACTGATTGTAGATAAAATCGAAGTGCAAAAATCCCGAATAAAAAACCTCTCGCATATTGTTCTGGGAGAAACCGAGCTCAAACTAAAGATCAAAACCCCCCAAGACCTGGGCCTCGTTCCCATCCCGAGTCATCTCACAACTTCTTCCGCTCCAACAAGAACAAAGACCCTTGGCCCAGGCTCAGGAAAACCAAACGACAATTTTCAGGGAAACTTCTATCGCCCGTCTTCCTCATCCCAATCCAAATCCAACAATTCTTCCTCAAAAATTCGTTATCTAGTTGGCGGCCTGGCCGTCCTTTTTCTATATCTGATCATGTCTGAAACTTCGAAAAAAAAGGATGTCACTGAGATCCGTACAGATGAAGCCGTCGATGCTGAAATAGAAAAAACTCAAAAATTACGCGAATCAGTCATAGAGCAGCGTCAAAAACAGGGAAAAAATTCGCAACAATACAATGAAGCGCAAGCCGTCTATCTTCAGGGATTTCGCGACTACAAGCAAGGTATCTACGGCCGATCCCTTGAGCTGTTTCAAGCCTGCCTGTCCCTTTTTCCTGAACATACTCTTTGTCTGAGATATTTAAAACTGGCGCAAAGAAAGTACAACGAATTGACTCAATACCATATGATTTTGGGACGAAAATATCGAGAACAGGCCCAATTCTCAGCTTGCAAGGCATCTTTTCGAAATGTCATGGTCATGGTCGTCGATGCAAATAGCGCCATCTACAAAGAAGCAAAGGCCAACTACGATGCATGCGACACGATGGTAGAGGAAAGATATTGA
- a CDS encoding FHA domain-containing protein has protein sequence MTVDLVEGKQYFAGRNQNCEIPLNNQKGISRSHLKIFQKNEIWIAELVSRYGSLIFEGESAETIQLEGDSVFQVPPYEFTFQETQTTPSVTDHPSKSEKSSLATSNPQSNSRDGASDNSINKGQLFPTSQPQPSTHKRGELITSELKANGISREGNLEATAPGINNLSAFLRIRFPDRDRDEVLELVGHLWVAGRDANCEIPIEDGHVSRNHFELSQTNEGMYITDLGSANGTSINGQILTPHEPFKIVSGDHITIMDLTIILEMRDRDFKSKLMVASQTPLPDQPSQMLLPAPFNPNIYFDPEGPSAVRLDAPPPAGLKGFVTSLKRNRVRLALVLSIPLLFFGYLFNSETNKTQKATSSSKEGSSFDRLSPEKKFAVKDIFNLARGHYTQGRYELCVAELIKLHEIVPLYEDSKSLQAHCLQGSEMTRENQELERKERARIETQQKISFIVKDCKSRLGQGASVDEAKECLSLAIELDPSNSGVVSILSEIQAKEDAEKQEQADALERQSRSRAGESQYRKAKDFYKKGRLNDSISEFEKFLRGGYPGLQNLENIATRELASTKKELDKKIQSGLSLCKSHYEKKNYRPAIEACDQALNEDPNNKEVRSTRDQILSDLRREMRSIYEDSALEESLGEIEGAKEKWKKILQNDIESDEYYQRAKRKLQKYGTGI, from the coding sequence ATGACGGTCGACCTCGTCGAGGGTAAGCAATATTTTGCCGGGCGCAACCAGAATTGTGAGATCCCTCTAAATAACCAAAAGGGAATTTCTCGAAGCCATTTAAAGATTTTTCAGAAAAACGAAATCTGGATCGCAGAGCTAGTTTCGCGCTACGGCAGCCTCATTTTTGAGGGTGAGTCCGCCGAAACAATTCAATTGGAGGGGGATTCGGTCTTCCAAGTTCCTCCCTATGAATTCACATTTCAAGAGACGCAGACAACTCCTTCCGTTACCGACCACCCAAGTAAGAGCGAAAAATCATCTCTCGCAACTTCAAATCCACAATCAAACAGCAGGGATGGTGCCTCCGACAATTCAATAAACAAGGGTCAGTTGTTTCCTACTAGCCAACCTCAGCCGTCCACTCATAAAAGAGGGGAACTCATCACCTCAGAACTGAAAGCAAATGGCATTTCCCGCGAAGGGAATCTGGAAGCCACAGCTCCTGGCATTAACAACTTGTCCGCCTTCTTACGAATTAGGTTTCCTGACCGAGACAGAGATGAAGTTCTTGAATTGGTAGGACATCTCTGGGTTGCGGGACGGGATGCGAATTGTGAAATACCAATCGAAGACGGACACGTCAGTCGCAACCATTTTGAACTGAGTCAAACAAATGAGGGGATGTATATAACCGACCTTGGTAGCGCAAACGGAACTTCAATAAACGGTCAAATTCTCACCCCACACGAGCCCTTCAAGATAGTTAGCGGAGATCACATTACAATCATGGATCTCACTATTATTCTTGAAATGAGAGATCGGGATTTCAAGAGCAAGCTCATGGTTGCGAGTCAGACGCCCCTTCCCGATCAACCCTCGCAAATGTTACTACCTGCTCCCTTTAATCCAAATATATACTTTGACCCAGAAGGGCCATCTGCTGTCAGACTCGATGCCCCTCCTCCCGCAGGATTAAAAGGATTTGTGACGAGTTTAAAAAGAAATCGGGTCCGTTTGGCCCTTGTCCTCTCCATACCTTTACTCTTCTTTGGTTACCTATTTAATTCAGAGACAAATAAAACTCAAAAAGCCACCTCCTCAAGCAAAGAGGGATCAAGTTTTGACAGACTTAGTCCCGAGAAGAAATTTGCAGTAAAGGACATCTTTAATCTTGCTCGAGGACATTACACACAAGGAAGATATGAGCTCTGCGTCGCGGAGCTAATAAAGTTACATGAAATTGTCCCTCTTTATGAGGATTCAAAATCACTTCAAGCCCACTGCCTACAGGGTTCTGAGATGACCCGTGAAAATCAAGAACTCGAGCGAAAAGAGAGGGCACGAATAGAAACTCAACAAAAAATTTCATTCATCGTGAAGGACTGCAAATCACGTTTGGGCCAAGGGGCATCTGTTGATGAAGCTAAGGAATGCCTGAGCTTGGCAATAGAATTAGATCCCAGTAACTCGGGAGTCGTCAGCATACTTTCGGAAATTCAGGCCAAAGAGGATGCCGAGAAGCAAGAACAGGCCGATGCCCTTGAAAGACAGTCCAGGAGCAGAGCAGGAGAATCACAATATCGTAAGGCCAAGGATTTTTACAAAAAGGGGCGACTAAACGATTCCATCAGTGAATTTGAAAAATTTCTTCGGGGCGGATATCCTGGTCTACAAAATCTGGAAAATATTGCCACTCGCGAGCTTGCCAGCACCAAAAAGGAATTGGACAAAAAAATTCAGAGCGGACTTTCGCTATGCAAAAGCCATTATGAAAAGAAAAACTATCGACCGGCTATAGAAGCCTGCGACCAAGCTCTCAACGAAGACCCCAACAACAAGGAGGTCCGTTCAACGAGAGACCAGATCCTGTCAGACCTTCGTCGCGAAATGAGATCAATTTACGAGGACAGTGCCCTCGAGGAGAGCCTGGGTGAAATCGAAGGCGCAAAGGAGAAGTGGAAGAAGATTCTTCAAAATGACATCGAGTCTGACGAGTATTACCAAAGAGCAAAGCGAAAATTGCAAAAATATGGAACTGGAATTTGA
- a CDS encoding radical SAM protein has protein sequence MRLNINMNAPIKTAEYEHLDELPPILGAVYGPFTSRLLGQVLGINFFNEKKVCSFDCPYCELGRTTIRMNQLKRELPFSLPEQLISEIRNKLKGFSQSSFNKLLISGNGEPTLYPHLSEIIDLLISARDEYFGKLPIALMTNGVHLDNRRTLECLDKLDEVMVKLDAGNESVFKLVNNPIVRAHLPKVISGTRKLKSFTIQSFFVRGIIDNTKDAMIDEWIEVIGMMKPEKIYLYTLKHTPPIKGLLKADEDTLYTIASKLKRRTQIEALVFP, from the coding sequence ATGAGACTTAATATTAATATGAATGCTCCCATAAAGACAGCTGAATACGAACATCTTGATGAGTTACCACCCATTTTGGGAGCCGTTTACGGCCCTTTTACCAGTCGACTTCTGGGCCAAGTGCTGGGAATCAATTTTTTCAACGAAAAAAAAGTGTGCTCCTTTGATTGTCCCTATTGCGAACTGGGGCGGACGACTATTCGGATGAACCAATTGAAAAGGGAATTGCCCTTTTCACTTCCTGAGCAGTTAATTTCGGAAATCCGCAACAAGTTGAAAGGTTTTTCTCAATCCTCGTTCAATAAGCTGCTTATTTCAGGAAATGGAGAACCCACTTTATACCCCCATCTGTCAGAAATTATCGATCTCCTGATCTCCGCGAGGGACGAATATTTTGGAAAATTGCCTATTGCCCTTATGACCAATGGAGTCCACCTTGACAATCGCAGAACATTGGAATGTCTAGATAAATTGGACGAAGTAATGGTGAAACTTGACGCAGGCAATGAATCTGTATTCAAGTTGGTAAATAATCCCATCGTCAGAGCTCATCTCCCAAAGGTCATTTCTGGAACCCGCAAGCTCAAATCATTCACCATACAATCATTTTTTGTTCGTGGAATTATCGATAATACCAAGGATGCCATGATTGATGAATGGATAGAAGTTATCGGCATGATGAAACCTGAAAAGATTTACCTCTATACTTTGAAACACACTCCTCCAATCAAAGGTCTGCTTAAGGCCGATGAGGATACACTCTACACAATCGCTTCAAAACTCAAGCGGCGGACTCAAATCGAGGCACTCGTATTTCCCTGA
- a CDS encoding sulfatase-like hydrolase/transferase, giving the protein MNTQDVLRLQICACISLFFALILTSCGWRDRSAPSMLVVAVEYLGFDSFSCGTQETVSLRDFSGFHVFCEESVRFTHAYTSSIMSQAAIASILTGRYPFEHGVWHNGFQYLSAHFKTIQEVAIEKRYRTSFFSGGPPIWRKSGFAQGFEVFEDNVNPTASQPYRPVEENFGEFLNWLKKESLHDPFFSFIYVPDLQFPGIATKNDFGEIREKSSSGQLREVGESLGTLISDLRTLGRWDSTNVILVGLNGRSKVQRPGELEAYDLHSEASQVALYIKPARSKRDLGLEWKIDKNVSLVDVGATLFDFFGKPLVSSGEERLPVVSLLGALDRPQVSWDQDRLILVESGWPQWRGLGGSRFSLRRGHYLLLYDEKIKVFNTLIDRQEISPLSESDQIFRSISNEILLSLQNKAFMPWSFPPQLLLEKLQIGKALWLEDKKNESLIKKLVGLTRAAPWDQQLWGWKALIALREKNWKWLTVLGERNNKETWKYVGQKNLGRSFPLSSIGCQSIFLWGTKRYQRPRPHECEDEVLMSLLRWIEERNLGSKQLAREQFARLFHQNLTDRRIAGWNYVNSLKWDVNIEEPSEPSLAELFLSLPENQKYSKMVNQILHGEDPL; this is encoded by the coding sequence GTGAACACTCAGGACGTGTTGAGACTTCAAATATGCGCTTGCATTTCTTTGTTTTTTGCCTTGATTCTGACCAGCTGCGGGTGGAGGGATCGATCTGCACCGTCTATGTTGGTCGTGGCAGTAGAGTATCTGGGATTTGATTCCTTTTCTTGTGGAACCCAAGAGACCGTATCTCTCCGTGATTTCTCAGGGTTTCATGTTTTCTGTGAAGAATCTGTGCGTTTCACACATGCATATACCTCTTCAATAATGAGTCAGGCGGCCATAGCTTCAATTTTGACAGGGCGTTATCCCTTTGAGCATGGGGTTTGGCATAACGGCTTTCAGTACCTCAGCGCTCATTTTAAAACGATCCAAGAAGTTGCGATCGAAAAAAGGTACCGAACCTCATTTTTTTCAGGGGGGCCTCCAATTTGGCGAAAGTCTGGCTTTGCACAGGGCTTTGAGGTTTTTGAGGACAACGTCAATCCCACGGCAAGCCAACCATATCGCCCAGTCGAGGAGAATTTTGGGGAATTTTTGAATTGGCTAAAAAAGGAATCACTTCATGACCCCTTTTTTTCCTTCATTTATGTCCCGGACCTTCAGTTTCCCGGAATTGCAACTAAAAATGATTTTGGAGAAATACGTGAGAAATCTTCATCGGGTCAACTGAGGGAGGTAGGGGAAAGTTTGGGAACTCTCATTTCTGACTTAAGGACTTTGGGTCGATGGGATAGCACGAATGTTATTCTGGTTGGGCTCAATGGACGGTCAAAAGTACAGCGACCAGGTGAGCTCGAAGCCTATGACCTCCATTCTGAAGCCTCACAGGTTGCGCTTTATATCAAGCCGGCTAGAAGCAAGCGTGATCTTGGTCTTGAATGGAAGATAGACAAAAATGTTTCTCTTGTTGATGTTGGTGCGACCCTATTTGATTTTTTTGGGAAGCCCCTTGTATCAAGTGGTGAAGAGCGATTGCCAGTTGTCTCCCTACTTGGCGCTTTGGATCGGCCACAGGTGTCATGGGATCAGGATAGACTCATATTAGTGGAGTCTGGGTGGCCACAATGGCGTGGACTTGGAGGTAGCCGTTTTTCTTTGCGGCGCGGTCACTACCTTCTTCTGTACGACGAGAAGATAAAGGTATTTAATACCCTCATTGATAGGCAAGAAATTTCACCGCTTTCTGAAAGTGACCAAATATTTCGGTCCATTTCCAATGAGATTTTGCTTTCGCTTCAAAATAAGGCCTTTATGCCGTGGTCTTTTCCTCCTCAGCTATTGCTGGAAAAGCTTCAGATAGGAAAAGCACTGTGGCTGGAGGATAAAAAAAATGAATCCTTAATAAAAAAACTTGTTGGTCTCACTCGGGCAGCGCCTTGGGATCAACAGCTATGGGGTTGGAAAGCTCTGATTGCGTTGCGTGAAAAAAATTGGAAGTGGCTCACGGTATTGGGAGAAAGGAACAATAAGGAGACATGGAAATACGTCGGTCAAAAAAATTTAGGCAGGTCCTTCCCTCTTTCGTCAATTGGCTGCCAAAGTATTTTTCTATGGGGTACAAAACGTTATCAACGTCCGAGACCTCATGAATGTGAGGACGAAGTGCTCATGAGTTTATTGCGGTGGATAGAGGAAAGAAATCTTGGATCAAAGCAACTGGCGCGCGAGCAGTTTGCTCGCCTCTTTCACCAGAATTTGACGGATCGTCGCATTGCAGGATGGAATTACGTAAATAGTTTAAAGTGGGACGTGAACATTGAAGAACCCAGCGAACCCTCTTTAGCGGAACTATTTCTTTCTTTGCCCGAAAATCAAAAATACTCAAAGATGGTCAATCAAATACTTCATGGCGAGGATCCACTTTAA
- a CDS encoding MotA/TolQ/ExbB proton channel family protein, translated as MLTDKFFLIAEAGHEITLWVLVTLSILSVAFILERYLSIRQVRISSRKTRDRIRETLNSNNLLEIEDLGRDRDTLEGRALSYGLRHIKTNGCVGLEEIFNSYARIERHQLEKHLNFLATVGSNAPFIGLLGTVFGIMDAFRGLATSQGDAAAVMIGISKALVATAIGLIVAIPAVVAYNYYNKQVRSIFQGLEGVRDLCIAYAKSIKGKT; from the coding sequence ATGTTAACTGATAAATTTTTTTTAATAGCAGAAGCCGGCCACGAAATCACACTTTGGGTACTTGTCACTCTCAGTATTTTAAGTGTGGCCTTCATTTTGGAGCGATACCTTTCGATCAGGCAGGTGCGAATCTCCAGTCGCAAAACAAGAGATCGAATTCGAGAAACCTTAAATAGTAATAACTTGCTTGAAATAGAGGATCTCGGTCGAGACCGCGACACTTTAGAGGGTCGAGCACTCTCATACGGTTTGAGACATATCAAAACAAATGGATGTGTCGGGCTGGAGGAAATATTTAATTCTTATGCTCGCATTGAGCGCCACCAACTTGAGAAACATTTAAATTTTCTTGCGACAGTTGGCTCAAACGCCCCTTTTATCGGCCTTCTTGGTACAGTTTTCGGAATCATGGACGCATTTCGCGGGTTAGCCACAAGCCAAGGTGATGCCGCAGCCGTGATGATTGGCATCTCAAAGGCACTGGTTGCGACAGCTATCGGGCTGATCGTCGCCATTCCAGCTGTTGTTGCGTACAATTATTACAACAAACAGGTCCGTTCCATTTTTCAGGGACTTGAGGGCGTCCGAGACCTTTGCATAGCCTATGCCAAATCAATCAAAGGAAAAACCTAA
- a CDS encoding biopolymer transporter ExbD, whose product MAGRISEDEDGTISEINIVPFVDITLVVLIIFMVTTPLIMKPSININLPKAASGSDSTPSQLTITMTNDGKTFLNGRVVVNEEISIYSSNISKTEPDIQAIISADRDVSHGQVVAMIDLIKEAGVKKFAITIDKK is encoded by the coding sequence ATGGCTGGAAGAATATCTGAAGATGAAGACGGAACCATCTCTGAAATTAATATCGTGCCTTTCGTTGATATTACGCTTGTCGTATTGATTATTTTTATGGTTACGACCCCGCTGATCATGAAACCGAGTATAAATATCAACCTTCCAAAAGCGGCAAGTGGAAGTGATTCCACTCCCTCTCAGCTAACTATCACAATGACAAATGATGGAAAGACCTTTCTCAATGGCCGAGTGGTGGTAAATGAAGAAATTAGCATCTACTCGTCTAACATCTCTAAGACAGAACCAGACATTCAAGCGATCATCTCGGCGGATCGAGACGTGTCTCACGGTCAAGTTGTCGCCATGATCGATCTTATTAAGGAAGCTGGCGTAAAGAAATTCGCTATCACTATCGATAAAAAATAG
- the lipB gene encoding lipoyl(octanoyl) transferase LipB — MFEIESVRTLSTKGEIPPFVIEDWGLIVYQEALLKQMELVQAVKNGSRPDTLVFCRHHPVVTLGRSTEEEDIQGWKGEIYEASRGGRATYHGPSQLVVYPIFSLERERGFLTRARDVHLYLRCLEACLVASLVSYELSAEVKSMGSFDNAGLRMTGVWVGSRKIASIGVSVRSWITYHGLALNVDLDPKAFQGIKPCGFDSSTMVSMEEILGYQIDRGELMQRIGTQFLHYFS; from the coding sequence ATGTTTGAAATTGAATCTGTTCGCACTTTATCGACAAAGGGAGAGATCCCTCCCTTTGTGATTGAAGACTGGGGGTTGATTGTCTATCAGGAGGCCCTCCTGAAGCAGATGGAATTGGTCCAAGCAGTCAAGAACGGTAGCAGGCCGGACACCCTTGTTTTTTGTCGACACCATCCGGTTGTGACTTTGGGTCGCTCCACAGAGGAAGAAGATATTCAAGGTTGGAAAGGAGAGATCTATGAAGCTTCACGGGGAGGCCGGGCCACTTATCATGGTCCCAGTCAGCTCGTTGTCTACCCGATTTTTTCGCTGGAGCGAGAGCGAGGTTTTCTCACGCGTGCGCGTGATGTGCACCTTTATTTGAGATGCCTTGAAGCTTGTTTGGTAGCAAGTTTGGTTTCCTACGAATTGTCCGCAGAAGTTAAATCAATGGGTTCATTCGACAACGCGGGTTTACGAATGACGGGAGTTTGGGTCGGAAGCAGGAAAATAGCTTCTATTGGAGTTTCTGTGCGTTCTTGGATTACCTATCACGGCCTTGCATTGAACGTGGATTTGGATCCCAAGGCTTTTCAAGGAATAAAACCCTGCGGATTTGATTCTTCTACAATGGTTTCGATGGAGGAAATTCTGGGTTATCAAATCGACCGCGGGGAATTAATGCAGAGGATCGGAACTCAGTTCCTTCACTATTTTTCATGA
- the lpdA gene encoding dihydrolipoyl dehydrogenase, with protein sequence MREDFVSQIFDVCVIGAGPGGYVAAIRAAQKGLNTVIVEREALGGVCLNVGCIPSKAMITAAHFLHRAKHDAPEMGFEIKGDITVNMKKLVSWKKSVCDKMSDGVGMLLKANKVTVVKGDASFVTAQELSVKSSGGTEKVRAKHYIIATGSRPIEIPGFAFDEKWILSSTGALDLDQIPDRIAVIGGGYIGLEISSYLAKLGSEVEVLEATSGLLVGAADPDCVQVVQRRLAKSGVKVHLGAKAKSYKVSGKAVEVSFELKGKEEKIKVDKVLVTVGRRPCSDQMNLRGIGLAIDEKGFIKVNAQRRTNLGHIFAIGDIAGQPMLAHKASHEGVLVAEVIAGVNRAYDAKTVPAVIFTDPEIASAGWTEEDCKANGIVDLKVGKFPFAANGRAVSMMETDGFVKVIADAKTHLILGVHIVGPEASNLISEAVLALETGATLEDLALTIHPHPTLGETMMEAAEAAMGHAIHIIQRPLSKGNGTNVRANV encoded by the coding sequence ATGAGGGAGGATTTTGTGAGCCAGATTTTTGATGTTTGCGTAATCGGTGCTGGTCCTGGTGGTTACGTGGCTGCAATACGTGCAGCTCAGAAGGGACTCAATACGGTGATCGTCGAACGTGAGGCATTGGGAGGGGTCTGTTTAAATGTTGGATGCATTCCCTCGAAAGCGATGATTACAGCTGCCCATTTTCTTCATCGAGCCAAGCACGACGCTCCCGAGATGGGATTCGAGATCAAAGGAGACATCACGGTCAACATGAAGAAACTGGTTAGTTGGAAGAAATCAGTTTGCGACAAGATGTCAGATGGTGTCGGCATGTTGTTAAAAGCCAATAAAGTCACGGTTGTGAAGGGAGACGCGAGCTTTGTTACAGCTCAGGAATTGAGCGTGAAATCATCAGGCGGCACTGAGAAGGTCAGGGCCAAGCATTATATCATTGCTACAGGTTCTCGCCCAATTGAGATACCCGGCTTTGCCTTCGACGAAAAGTGGATTTTGTCTTCGACGGGAGCTTTGGATTTAGACCAAATACCGGATCGAATCGCGGTCATCGGCGGTGGCTACATTGGACTGGAAATCAGTTCTTACCTTGCAAAATTGGGATCTGAGGTGGAGGTGTTGGAGGCAACATCTGGACTCCTGGTTGGAGCTGCTGATCCAGATTGCGTGCAAGTCGTTCAGCGTCGCCTGGCGAAGAGCGGCGTGAAAGTTCACCTGGGTGCGAAAGCAAAATCCTACAAGGTATCGGGGAAGGCCGTTGAGGTTAGCTTTGAGCTGAAGGGCAAGGAAGAAAAAATCAAAGTAGATAAAGTCTTGGTGACTGTGGGTCGACGCCCCTGTTCTGATCAAATGAATTTGAGAGGTATAGGTCTTGCGATTGATGAGAAGGGATTTATTAAGGTAAATGCTCAACGGCGCACGAATCTGGGACATATTTTTGCCATTGGAGATATTGCCGGTCAGCCCATGTTGGCACACAAGGCAAGTCACGAGGGCGTTTTGGTTGCTGAGGTGATCGCTGGTGTGAATCGGGCTTACGATGCGAAGACCGTTCCGGCAGTTATCTTTACTGATCCTGAAATTGCCTCTGCTGGGTGGACAGAAGAGGATTGTAAAGCAAATGGGATTGTTGATTTGAAGGTGGGAAAGTTTCCTTTTGCAGCCAATGGCCGGGCAGTTTCAATGATGGAAACCGACGGATTTGTTAAGGTTATCGCGGACGCTAAGACTCATTTGATACTTGGGGTTCACATCGTTGGGCCAGAGGCAAGTAACCTTATCAGTGAGGCTGTTTTAGCGCTGGAGACAGGGGCAACCCTTGAGGATTTAGCACTTACGATTCACCCACATCCGACTTTGGGTGAAACAATGATGGAAGCTGCTGAAGCAGCGATGGGTCACGCCATTCATATCATTCAGAGACCCCTCAGCAAGGGAAACGGAACAAACGTGAGGGCGAATGTTTGA